Proteins from a genomic interval of Tachyglossus aculeatus isolate mTacAcu1 chromosome 8, mTacAcu1.pri, whole genome shotgun sequence:
- the SOCS7 gene encoding suppressor of cytokine signaling 7 — translation MRARARGGVRVGGFARARPAPPGNAGEGRSRKGRVLVGRKGPTSGTAGGTPPPPPAAAARLYRVLSRLLGWRGRGGGGPPRRPAPGAPARRPALPPPTACALDAQGAPGARGAPGAPRCPPAPPGRRGGLDAQLAALGLRAAGPGPPEAPAEDTSDALLTRLGRLFRRGGPGGGGRGPETRGPRPAAAAEPVPPGRGRRRPRPPASPASPFVLPLRLPRGRDPDAGRKPRLTRTQSAFSPVSFSPLFPGETVSLVDVDISQRGGLTSPHLPTPPPPPRRSLSLLDDISGTLPPSVLVGSMGSSLQSFPLPPPPPPPPPPSPPPPPPPPHPPDIFSRIVPFRAAHSGPGQPLQYPLYRADASSFAASLRELEKCGWYWGPMNWEDAEMKLKGKPDGSFLVRDSSDPRYILSLSFRSQGVTHHTRMEHYRGTFSLWCHPKFEDRCQSVVEFIQRAVMHSNNGKFLYFLRSRVPGLPPTPVQLLYPVSRFSNVKSLQHLCRFRIRQLVRIDHILDLPLPKPLISYIRKFYYYDPQEEVYLSLKEAQLLSRQQTQGPEPST, via the exons ATGCGCGCTCGGGCGCGAGGCGGGGTCCGGGTGGGGGGGTTCGCGCGTGCGCGCCCGGCCCCGCCGGGGAACGCGGGCGAAGGGCGGAGCCGGAAGGGGCGTGTCCTCGTCGGGCGGAA GGGGCCGACCTCCGGGACGGCGGGggggacgccgccgccgccgcccgccgccgccgcccgcctctACCGCGTCCTCAGCCGCCTGCTGGgctggcggggccggggcggcgggggccccCCGCG GAGgcccgcccccggggcccccgccCGCCGACCTGCTCTGCCCCCGCCCACCGCTTGCGCGCTGGACGCCCAAGGCGCCCCCGGGGCCCGCGGCGCCCCCGGtgccccccggtgccccccggcGCCCCCGGGGCGGCGCGGCGGCCTGGACGCGCAGCTGGCGGCGCTGGGGCTGCGGGCCGCCGGTCCGGGCCCCCCGGAGGCCCCCGCCGAGGACACCAGCGACGCCCTGCTC ACCCGGCTCGGTCGCCTCTTCCGCCGCGGGGgccccggcggcggcgggcggggccCGGAGACAAGAGGCCCGCGGCCGGCGGCAGCGGCGGAGCCGGTCCCCCCCGGCCGGGGGCGGCGGAGGCCGAGGCCCCCCGCCTCTCCCGCCTCCCCCTTCGTCCTGCCCCTTCGCCTCCCCCGGGGCCGGGACCCGGACGCCGGGAG GAAGCCGAGGTTGACCAGAACCCAAAGTGCCTTTTCTCCGGTCTCCTTCAGCCCCCTGTTTCCAG GCGAAACGGTGTCGCTCGTGGACGTGGACATCTCTCAGCGAGGAGGCCTGacctctcctcaccttccaaccccgccccctcctccgcgAAGAAGTCTCAGCCTCCTAG ATGATATCAGTGGGACCCTGCCTCCTTCTGTGCTAGTGGGCTCGATGGGGTCTTCCCTGCAGTCTTTCCccctgccgcctcctcctcctcctcctcctcctccttctccgccaccgccgccgccgccgccccatcCCCCAG ACATTTTTTCGCGGATCGTCCCGTTCAGGGCCGCCCACTCCGGGCCCGGTCAGCCCCTGCAGTATCCCCTGTACCGCGCCGATGCCAGCAGCTTCGCCGCCAGCCTGCGGGAGCTGGAGAAG TGCGGCTGGTACTGGGGCCCGATGAACTGGGAGGACGCCGAGATGAAGCTGAAGGGGAAGCCGGACGGCTCCTTCCTGGTGCGGGACAGCTCCGATCCTCGCTACATCCTCAGCCTCAGCTTCCGCTCCCAGGGCGTGACCCACCACACGCGCATGGAGCACTACAGAG GCACGTTCAGCCTGTGGTGTCACCCCAAGTTTGAGGACCGGTGCCAGTCAGTGGTGGAGTTCATCCAGAGAGCCGTGATGCACTCCAACAACGGCAAGTTCCTCTACTTCCTGAGGTCCAGGGTCCCAG GGCTCCCTCCCACCCCGGTGCAGCTGCTGTACCCGGTGTCCCGCTTCAGCAACGTCAAGTCCCTGCAGCACCTCTGCCGCTTCCGCATCCGCCAGCTGGTCCGCATCGACCACATCCTGGACCTCCCGCTGCCCAA GCCTCTGATCTCCTACATCCGCAAGTTCTACTACTACGACCCCCAGGAAGAGGTTTACCTGTCCCTGAAGGAAGCCCAGCTCCTCTCGCGGCAGCAGACCCAGGGGCCTGAGCCCTCCACGTAG